Proteins found in one Litorihabitans aurantiacus genomic segment:
- a CDS encoding NAD(P)-dependent alcohol dehydrogenase gives MRTVTAYAATSATAPLERTTIERRDVGTHDVLIEIDYAGICHSDIHTVRGEWGEIAYPLVVGHEIVGRVSEVGDGVTRHAVGDLVGVGCMVNSCRECEQCRAGQEQYCLEGNIQTYNGTDPADGSTTQGGYSQAVVVNEDFVLRVPETLDTAKVAPLLCAGITTYSPLRHWEAGPGTRVAVVGMGGLGHMAVKIAHAMGAEVTVLSQTLSKKEDGLRLGADHYYATKDPETFEKLAGSFDLVINTVSASIDMAAHLNLLAVDGTFVNVGAPSEPLPVPAFALIPRRISWAGSAIGGIAETQEMLDFCAEHGIEPETELIGAEEINDAYERVLASDVRYRFVIDVATLA, from the coding sequence ATGCGTACCGTCACCGCCTACGCCGCCACGTCCGCCACCGCGCCGCTCGAGCGCACCACGATCGAGCGCCGCGACGTCGGGACCCACGACGTCCTGATCGAGATCGACTACGCCGGCATCTGCCACTCCGACATCCACACCGTCCGCGGCGAGTGGGGTGAGATCGCCTACCCGCTCGTCGTCGGCCACGAGATCGTGGGCCGCGTGAGCGAGGTGGGCGACGGCGTCACGCGCCACGCCGTCGGCGACCTCGTCGGTGTCGGGTGCATGGTGAACTCCTGCCGCGAGTGCGAGCAGTGCCGCGCCGGGCAGGAGCAGTACTGCCTGGAGGGCAACATCCAGACGTACAACGGCACCGACCCCGCCGACGGGAGCACCACGCAGGGCGGCTACTCCCAGGCCGTCGTGGTGAACGAGGACTTCGTCCTGCGCGTGCCCGAGACCCTCGACACCGCGAAGGTCGCGCCGCTCCTGTGCGCCGGCATCACCACGTACTCGCCGCTGCGCCACTGGGAGGCGGGGCCGGGCACGCGCGTCGCCGTCGTCGGCATGGGCGGGTTGGGCCACATGGCCGTCAAGATCGCGCACGCGATGGGCGCCGAGGTGACCGTGCTGTCGCAGACGCTGTCGAAGAAGGAGGACGGGCTGCGTCTCGGGGCCGACCACTACTACGCCACGAAGGACCCCGAGACCTTCGAGAAGCTGGCCGGCTCGTTCGACCTCGTCATCAACACCGTCTCGGCCTCGATCGACATGGCCGCGCACCTGAACCTGCTCGCGGTGGACGGCACGTTCGTCAACGTCGGCGCACCCTCGGAGCCGCTGCCGGTGCCGGCGTTCGCGCTCATCCCCCGCCGCATCAGCTGGGCCGGCTCGGCCATCGGCGGCATCGCCGAGACGCAGGAGATGCTCGACTTCTGCGCCGAGCACGGGATCGAGCCCGAGACCGAGCTCATCGGGGCCGAGGAGATCAACGACGCCTACGAGCGCGTGCTCGCGTCGGACGTGCGCTACCGCTTCGTGATCGACGTCGCGACGCTCGCCTGA